The Thermodesulfovibrio sp. 3462-1 genome contains the following window.
AGGCACAGGTTCAAACTCAGTGAAAGCCCGGCTTTACTGTGATGGTGCATCAAGGGGAAATCCTGGAAATGCAGGCATTGGATGTTTGATTATTTTAGATAACAAAAAAATAGCGATATCAGAATACATTGGAAAAACAACAAATAATGTAGCAGAATACACAGCATTAATCAGAGGATTACAGGAAGCATTAAACCAGAAAGCAGAAGAAATAGAAATTTTTTCAGACAGTGAACTCCTTGTGCGTCAAATAAAAGGAGTCTATAAAGTAAGAAATAAAAATTTAATACCACTTTATGAAAAAGTTAGAGAACTTTTAAGCAGATTTAAAAAATATCAGATATCGCATATTTACAGGGAAGAGAACTCTTTAGCAGATAAACTTGCAAAAGAAGCATCATGCAAACAAAAAGAGTAAGATGCAAAATCTGCGGTAGTTTAAAAGAAGGAGTAAGCCTGAGGCATTATAATTTAAGAGTCTGTCTTGACTGTTTCCCTCATTTTTTTAAAAAAAGAGTTCAGGAAACAGTGGAAAAATTTAAAATGTTTGGACCAAAAGACAGTCTCATAGTGGCTCTTTCAGGTGGAAAAGACAGTATGAGCGTTACTAAAGCATTAAAAGACTTAGGATACAGTATAAAAGCCTTCCATATAAATGCAGACTTAGGTGAAGTTTCAAAAAAATCCATTGAAATTGTGCAGAATTTTTGCGAAATAGAAAAAATTCCTTTAAAAATTGTTCACTTAAAAGAAGAAATTGAAATATCGCTTGAAGAAATCTCAAAAATACTAAAAAAACCTGTATGTGCTGTCTGTGGAATGCTGAGAAGATATATTTTAAATAAACAGGCAGATGGCAAAACAATTGTAACAGGACATACTCTTAATGATGAAGTTTCATTTATTTTAAAAAACATGATCTTCTGGCATGATGAACTTTTAGCAAGACAATCCCCAGTTCTTCAAGAAAAAGAAGGATTAAGCAGGAAGGTCAAACCTCTTTGCCTTATTACAGAGGAAGAAACTGAACTTTTCTGTAAACTCTCTAACATAACCTATGTTAGTGAAACCTGTCCTTATAAGTCTGGAGTTTACGAGGTATTTAAAAAGCTTGTCTATGAAATAAACAAAGAGTTTCCAGGCTCAATTATAGGATTTTACAAAGGCTTTTTAAAAAGAATGAACAAATTCTATTGTCAATCCTCTGAGGAATTGCTACTACAAAGATGCAAAAATTGTGGTTACCTTACAACTTTAGAACTTTGCAGTGTTTGCAGACTTAAAGAAAAGTTGCTAAAATATAAAAATGGGTGAAGTTTTAAAAGCGGTTAAAGAAAGAAGAAGTATTAGGTCTTTTTTAAAAAAAGAAATTCCTGATGATATTATTAAAAAGCTTATTGAAGCCCTGATATGGGCTCCGTCTGCAGGAAATCTTCAGGCAAGAAAATTTTATTTTGTAAAAAACAAAGATACAAAGGGAAAACTTGCTCAGGCAGCTTTATATCAAACATTTATAGCCGATGCCCCGTTGGTTATTGTTGGATGCATAGATAAAAATAAAATCTTTCCAAGATATGGACAAAGAGGTGTGCAGCTGTATGCAATACAGGATGTGGCAACAAGCATTACAAATGCAATGCTTGTTGCTCATGAAAATGGGCTTGGAAGTTGCTGGGTTGGAGCATTTAGAGAAGAGGAAGTTTCAAAAATTCTTGCTCTGCCAAAACATTTAAGAGCTGTTGTTATATTGCCTGTTGGATATCCAGCATATGTGCCTTTAGCACCACCAAGAGTGTCAATTAATGAAGCAGTGGAGTTTGTTGAATGAAAGAGTATCTTACTGTTGCAATAGAAGCTGCCCAGAAAGCAGGAAATATTATTAAAGAAAGAATTGGGACAATCAAAGACAATGAAGTCACTCAAAAAAGTATATCAGATTATGTAACAGAAGTAGATGTTTTATCAGAAAAGACAATAATTGCTCACATTAAAAAGCACTTTCCAACTCATCAGATAATGTCTGAAGAGTCATCAAATGACTATAAAAAGGCAGAATATCTATGGATAATTGATCCTCTTGATGGAACAACAAATTTTATTCATGCTTTCCCTGTTTTTGCCATATCTATTGCTTTGATGTATAAAGGCGAGCTTGTTTTAGGAGTTGTTCATGATCCAACAAGAGGTGAGACCTTTTATGCTGAAGCTGGCAGTGGTGCTTTTTTAAATGAAGAAAAAATAAGAGTATCCACACTGAGTTTACCAGAAATGAGCCTTATTGCAACTGGTTTTCCGTTCAGAAACAAACAATTCATTCCAAGTTATGTAAAAATATTTCAATCACTTCTTTACTCTGTCAGTGATCTAAGAAGAGCTGGTGCTGCAGCAATTGATCTTGCCTATGTCGCATGCGGAAGAGTGGATGGATTCTTTGAATTTGCTTTAAGTCCCTGGGACATTGCAGCAGGTATAGTTTTAATAAAACAAGCAGGCGGAGTGGTATCAGATTTTGATGGAGAAGAAAAATATTTAAAAACAGGACATATCATAGCAGGCAATCCTGTAATTCATTCTTTCTTAGTGAAAAAAATAAGAGAAGTTTTATCAAGTAAATAAATTTTTATACTCCTTAGCTCTTTCTCTGATTGAAGGAGCAGTCCAGATATCACTTACTACTGCAACAATATCTGCACCAAGATTTACTAACTCTTTAGCTCTTTCAACATTCAATCCTCCTATTACGCAAACAGGAATAGAAAGAATTTTTTTAGCCTCTATGATAATAGATTTATCAACTATTTCAGCTTGAGGTTTAGTTGGTGAATAATAAAAACTTCCAAAGGCAACATAACAGGCACCTAAAGATTCCATGTTTTTAGCTTTTTTAATATCACCATAGCAAGAGACACCTATAATTTTGTTTTTTAACTTTTCTTTTACTTCAGAAATATCAGCATCTTCTTTGCCAATATGAACTCCATGAGCATCTAACTTCATAGCTAAATCTACTCTATCATTTACAATAAAGTAGGCATTATATTTTTCGCAAAGCTCTTTTAATAAAAATCCATAAGGAAGAAGAAAATTATCAGAGTTGGTTTTATCCCTGAGCTGAACTACACAAGCACCTCCATTTAAAGCTTCTTCAACCATTTCAAGAATTTTTTCATAGGGAGTTAATTTTTCATCTGTTATTACATAAAGTCCTTTTAATTTCAGCATTTTTATCTAAGTTCCTTTAAAAATTCTATAATTTTTTTAATTCTTTCAGGTAAATCAATTTCCGGTTTAATTTCTTTTAATTTAAGCCACTTCCACATCCCAATTGGACAAAAAGTAGCAAAGCTTATTTTGAAGTTTATGCAAACCTCTGGACGATTTTTATAACTTGTGCATGATGCTTCTTTCCATTGATTTCCGTTTATTGAAATATCAGTTAAATATGGACACTTCTGGTTTTCAGGCTTCTTTACTCCATTTGGCAGTGGCACTGCCCAACGATAACAACACTCTGCACATCTAAGACATACAAAATTTTTTTTCTGCAGTATCCAGTATTTCATTGAGTAATTTACTGTCTAGACTCATAAATTTAAAAAATTTTAACATTTTCAAAATTCTAAAGACAATCTCTGTTACTTTTATTTGTTACCTAACAATGTTACCTTTCATAACGAGCTTTTTTTTAACGTCTTAATTTTTCTTATTTTTTTGTTTGGCACAGAAATTGCTTGCTTTATTAAAATCAAAAAAATGAAAGGAGGAAGATATGCAAATATTTTTAGACACAGCAGAAATTGAAGCAATAAGAAGATGGGCAGTTACAGGAGTGGTTGATGGAGTTACAACAAATCCTACTTTGTTAGCCAAGGCAGGAGCTAAGGATGTAAAAAGCGTTATAAAAGAAATATCAAGCCTTGTGCGTGAACCTGTAAGCGTTGAAGTAATATCAACAGATGCTGAAGGAATGATAAGAGAAGCTCGTGAGTATGCTTCATGGGGATTTAATATTGCAGTTAAAATTCCTATGACAGAACAAGGAATGAAAGCTGTAAATGTTCTTTCAAAGGAAGGAATTAAAACAAATGTTACCCTTATTTTCTCAACAAATCAAGGAATTATTGCAGCAAAAGCTGGAGCTACTTATGTAAGTCCTTTTATTGGAAGGCTTGATGACATTTCTCATGATGGATTAACTATTGTTCGAGAATTGGCAGAAATATTCAGAATTTATAATTTTACAACAAAGATAATTGCTGCAAGCATTCGTCATCCAATTCATGTCGTAGAAAGTGCTCTTGCTGGTGCTCATATTGCTACCATTCCGCCAAAGGTTCTTGAAAGCATGTTTAAACATCCGCTTACAGATATAGGTATTGAAAGATTTTTAAAAGACTGGGAAAGTCTTCATAAAAAATAAAAAGGAGGAAAGAGAAATGAAGATGAAGTATATTGATTTTTTAGAAATTGGATACATTCCAAGAGAAAGTGATGTTTTAGCTGCATTTTATGTAGAGCCAGCAGAAGATGTAACTGTAGAAGAAGCAGCAGGAGCTGTTGCTTCAGAAAGTTCAATTGGCACCTGGACAGACCTTGCAACTATGAAACAAAGCATATGGGACGAATTAAGAGCAAAAGTTTATGCAATAGAGGACAATGTTGTGTATATAGCTTATCCTGAGGCACTTTTTGAACCAAGCAATATCCCTCAATTTTTAAGCAGCATTGCAGGAAATGTTTTTGGAATGAAAGCAGTTAAGGCTTTAAGACTACTTGACATACGGGTAACTTCAATTTTTACAAAACATCTTCCAGGTCCTGCTTTTGGAGTTAGTGGCGTAAGAGATGTTTTAAATGTAAAGCACAGACCACTTATTGGCACAATTGTGAAACCAAAACTCGGGCTTTCACCGAAAGAGCAGGCAGAAGTTGTATACAACTCTCTTGCTGGAGGACTTGATCTTGTAAAGGATGATGAAAATCTTACACATCAAGTTTTTTCAAACTTTGAAGAAAGAGTTTTACGGTGTCTTGAAGCAGTGCAAAAAGCAGAAAAGGAAACAGGAGAGAAAAAGGCTTATTTGCCCAATATCACTGCTCCTACTGAGGAAATGCTGAGAAGGGCTCAGTTTGTGAAAAACAATGGTGGAACCTATGTAATGGTTGATATTGTTACAGCAGGATTTTCAGGACTGCAAGCTGTAAGGAATGCTAATTTAGGACTAATAATTCATGCTCACAGAGCAATGTATGCAAGTTTTGCGCGTCCTAAGAATCATGGAATTCACATGCTTGTTTTAGCAAAGCTTTCAAGGCTTGCAGGAGTTGACCAACTTCATATCGGAACAGTGGTAGGAAAAATGGAAGGTGACAAAGCTGATGTAATGGTCTGCCATGAAGCTTTAGGAAACTCTGAACACACTCTTAATGCTCCTTTACCTCCTCAAAGTTGGTGAAATATAAAACCTGTTTTTTCAGTTGCTTCTGGAGGACCTCATCCTGGCCATGTTCCTGATCTTGTCAGTATATTTGGAATTGAGGCTGTGCTTCAGTTTGGTGGAGGAGTTCATGGACATCCTGATGGAACTCGCTCAGGAGCAAAAGCTATAAGGGATGCTGCTGAGGCAGCAGTTCAAGGTAAAACTCTGGAAGAAGCAGCAAAGAAAAGTAAAGAACTGGCAAGAGCCTTAGAAAAATGGAAAGGGGTGGTAATAAAATGAAGCCAGTTTTAGTAGGAATTGCAGGAGACAGTGGAAGCGGAAAAAGTACATTTGTTAAAACTCTGGCTAATTTGTTAGGAGAAAAAGAAGTAAGAGAAATATGCTTTGATGATTATCACTCCTTAGACAGATAAGAAAGAAAAGCTGTAAAGATAACCCCGCTTCATCCTCGGGCGAACAATCTTGGGCTGGCTATAGAACATATGTGGCATCTTAAACAAGGTAAAAAAATTTTAAAACCTGTATATGATCACTCAACTGGAAAATTTGGGGAGACTGAATGGGTATTTCCTGTTCCCTACATAATATGTGAAGGATTGCATACATTTTACTTTAGTGTGCTTGCTGTGATCTATGATTTAAAAATTTACTATGACACTGATCTTGAACTAAAAATAATATGGAAAATTCAAAGAGATGTTGTAGAAAGAGGATATTTTGCTGAAAAAGTAATAGAAGAGATAAGAGAAAGGCAAAAAGACATAAGAAACTTTGTTGAACCTCAGTCTCAATATGCTGACATTTTAATAAAGCTAAAACTGCATTCTAATAATTCTATAGCTGTACAGTGGAATGATTCTATAGATGCTCAATGGTTCAAAAAAATTTTAAATGACCCTGATTCCTGGAATGCTGTAACAGAATGGTATGGAGGCAAAAAATGGAATGTTTATGAGATAGCTCGACCATTTACAATCGATGAAGCAAAGAAAATATTTAAAATTGATAGTTCTTTCAAAATAAAAGAAAAAGAGCTTGAACCATATATGCTTGCAGCTGTTTTAGTTGCAAGCATACTTAAACAAATAAGAAATTTGAAAAACGAAAAGGAGGTGTAAAAATGTTTGAAACATTTGAATTAGTTTCAAATTACACAGAATTACAATCAGTAGCTTCAAGAATAAGAAAAAACATAATTGAGATGATTGCTAAGGCAGGCAGTGGACATCCTGGAGGAAGTCTTTCCTGCGTTGAGATTTTAACAACTCTTTATTTTAAAGTTTTAAGACTTAATCCAGAGTATCCAGAAGACATGGACAGAGATAGATTCATCCTTTCAAAAGGACATGCTGCACCTGCACTTTATGCAACCTTAGCTGAATTTGGTTTTATTCCAAAAGACTGGCTTCATAGTTTAAGAAAATTTGGATCTCCACTTCAGGGACATCCTGATATGAAAAAGGTTCCAGGAATTGAAATATCTACAGGCTCTCTTGGTCAAGGTCTTTCAGTAGGAGTTGGAATGGCTTTAGGTGCAAAAATTCAAAAACTTGGATATCGTGTTTTTGTCCTTTTAGGAGATGGAGAATGTCAAGAAGGTCAGGTTTGGGAAGCTGCAATGGCTGCATCGCATTACAAACTTAACAACTTAATTGCAATCATTGACAGAAATAGACTTCAAATTGATGGAAATACAGAAGAGGTTATGTCCTTAGAGCCATTTGTTGAAAAATGGAAAGCCTTTGGCTGGATGACACTTGAAATAAACGGACATGATTTTGGTGAAATAATTCCGGCATTCCAGATAATTCCATATATATCAAAACCTCTTGCAATAGTGGCAAATACTGTTAAAGGTAAAGGAGTCTCATTTATGGAAAACAATGTTGACTGGCATGGTAAAGCTCCTAAGGCTGAGGAGGCTGAAGAGGCTCTTAAAGAACTCCAAGGAGTTTATGAGTTAGTGTAAGGAGGTAAAAAAATGCAAAAGAAAATAGCTACAAGACAGGCTTATGGTTCAGCTCTTGTGGATCTGGGCAAAAGCAACCCAAATGTTGTTGTATTGGATGCTGATTTATCAAAGTCAACATATACAGTAAAGTTTGCAAAAGAGTTTCCTGAAAGATTTTTCAATGCAGGAGTTGCAGAAGCAAATATGATGGGAATGGCAGCAGGTCTTGCTACGTGTGGATTTATAGTGTTTGCCTCCACTTTTGCTATATTTGCAACTCAAAGGGCTTTAAACCAGATATTTCAAAGCATTGCATATCCTGAACTGAATGTGAAAATTGCTGCAAGTCATGCAGGAGTGACAGTTGGTGAAGATGGAGCAAGCCATCAATCTATTGATGATATATCCATAATGAGAGCAATTCCAGGAATGACTGTAATAGTTCCTGCAGACAGCACAGAAGCTTATCAAGCAACAATTGCAGCAGCAAGACATTTTGGTCCTGTATATTTAAGACTTAGCAGAGCTCCAACTCCGCAGGTTCTACCTGAAGACTATATATTTAAAATTGGGAAAGCTTATGTATTAACAGAAGGTTCAGATGTAACTATAGTAGCCTGTGGAACAATGGTGTATGAAGCTATGGTAGCTCGAGAGAAGCTTAATTCTCATGGCATCACTGCTGAAGTCATTAATATGAGCACAATAAAACCAATTGACAAAGAAACACTATTAAATTCTGTCAAAAAAACAGGATGTGTTGTAACAGTAGAAGAACACAGCATAATAGGCGGACTTGGTAGTGCAGTATGTGAGGTACTCTCTGAGGAGTATCCATGTCCTGTAAAAAAGATTGGAATTAAAGATCATTTTGGTCAGTCAGGAAAACCTGAAGAACTTCTTAAACATTATGGTCTTACCTCTGATGATATTGTTAATGGTGTAATAACTTTAAAAGGAGGTAGCCTATGAGGGTTGCTATAAATGGTTTTGGAAGAATAGGAAGATTGGTAACAAGAATCCTTTTTAATGAAAATCCTGAAAATGTTGATTTAGTTGCTATTAACAGTTCAAAAAACACTGAGATGCTTAGCTATCTTCTTAAACATGACTCGGTATATGGAGAATTTAACAATAAAGAAATTTCCTATGACTCTGACCATTTATTGGTAGATGGCAAAAAAATTAAAATTATTGAGGAAAGACAGGATTTAACAAAGCTTCCGTGGAAAGAACTTGAAATTGACCTTGTTGTTGAGGCTACAGGAAAATTTAAGAAAAAAGAGGACTCCTACAAACACATTGAAGCAGGGGCTAAAAGAGTTTTAATTACAGCTCCAAGCGCTGAATCAGACATAATGGTTGTTTATGGAGTAAATCATGCTGAAATAAAGCCGGAACATAAA
Protein-coding sequences here:
- a CDS encoding ribonuclease HI family protein, which encodes MKARLYCDGASRGNPGNAGIGCLIILDNKKIAISEYIGKTTNNVAEYTALIRGLQEALNQKAEEIEIFSDSELLVRQIKGVYKVRNKNLIPLYEKVRELLSRFKKYQISHIYREENSLADKLAKEASCKQKE
- a CDS encoding ATP-binding protein, which encodes MQTKRVRCKICGSLKEGVSLRHYNLRVCLDCFPHFFKKRVQETVEKFKMFGPKDSLIVALSGGKDSMSVTKALKDLGYSIKAFHINADLGEVSKKSIEIVQNFCEIEKIPLKIVHLKEEIEISLEEISKILKKPVCAVCGMLRRYILNKQADGKTIVTGHTLNDEVSFILKNMIFWHDELLARQSPVLQEKEGLSRKVKPLCLITEEETELFCKLSNITYVSETCPYKSGVYEVFKKLVYEINKEFPGSIIGFYKGFLKRMNKFYCQSSEELLLQRCKNCGYLTTLELCSVCRLKEKLLKYKNG
- a CDS encoding nitroreductase family protein; amino-acid sequence: MGEVLKAVKERRSIRSFLKKEIPDDIIKKLIEALIWAPSAGNLQARKFYFVKNKDTKGKLAQAALYQTFIADAPLVIVGCIDKNKIFPRYGQRGVQLYAIQDVATSITNAMLVAHENGLGSCWVGAFREEEVSKILALPKHLRAVVILPVGYPAYVPLAPPRVSINEAVEFVE
- a CDS encoding inositol monophosphatase family protein, whose protein sequence is MKEYLTVAIEAAQKAGNIIKERIGTIKDNEVTQKSISDYVTEVDVLSEKTIIAHIKKHFPTHQIMSEESSNDYKKAEYLWIIDPLDGTTNFIHAFPVFAISIALMYKGELVLGVVHDPTRGETFYAEAGSGAFLNEEKIRVSTLSLPEMSLIATGFPFRNKQFIPSYVKIFQSLLYSVSDLRRAGAAAIDLAYVACGRVDGFFEFALSPWDIAAGIVLIKQAGGVVSDFDGEEKYLKTGHIIAGNPVIHSFLVKKIREVLSSK
- the thiE gene encoding thiamine phosphate synthase, which gives rise to MLKLKGLYVITDEKLTPYEKILEMVEEALNGGACVVQLRDKTNSDNFLLPYGFLLKELCEKYNAYFIVNDRVDLAMKLDAHGVHIGKEDADISEVKEKLKNKIIGVSCYGDIKKAKNMESLGACYVAFGSFYYSPTKPQAEIVDKSIIIEAKKILSIPVCVIGGLNVERAKELVNLGADIVAVVSDIWTAPSIRERAKEYKNLFT
- the fsa gene encoding fructose-6-phosphate aldolase — encoded protein: MQIFLDTAEIEAIRRWAVTGVVDGVTTNPTLLAKAGAKDVKSVIKEISSLVREPVSVEVISTDAEGMIREAREYASWGFNIAVKIPMTEQGMKAVNVLSKEGIKTNVTLIFSTNQGIIAAKAGATYVSPFIGRLDDISHDGLTIVRELAEIFRIYNFTTKIIAASIRHPIHVVESALAGAHIATIPPKVLESMFKHPLTDIGIERFLKDWESLHKK
- a CDS encoding transketolase; this translates as MFETFELVSNYTELQSVASRIRKNIIEMIAKAGSGHPGGSLSCVEILTTLYFKVLRLNPEYPEDMDRDRFILSKGHAAPALYATLAEFGFIPKDWLHSLRKFGSPLQGHPDMKKVPGIEISTGSLGQGLSVGVGMALGAKIQKLGYRVFVLLGDGECQEGQVWEAAMAASHYKLNNLIAIIDRNRLQIDGNTEEVMSLEPFVEKWKAFGWMTLEINGHDFGEIIPAFQIIPYISKPLAIVANTVKGKGVSFMENNVDWHGKAPKAEEAEEALKELQGVYELV
- a CDS encoding transketolase family protein, whose protein sequence is MQKKIATRQAYGSALVDLGKSNPNVVVLDADLSKSTYTVKFAKEFPERFFNAGVAEANMMGMAAGLATCGFIVFASTFAIFATQRALNQIFQSIAYPELNVKIAASHAGVTVGEDGASHQSIDDISIMRAIPGMTVIVPADSTEAYQATIAAARHFGPVYLRLSRAPTPQVLPEDYIFKIGKAYVLTEGSDVTIVACGTMVYEAMVAREKLNSHGITAEVINMSTIKPIDKETLLNSVKKTGCVVTVEEHSIIGGLGSAVCEVLSEEYPCPVKKIGIKDHFGQSGKPEELLKHYGLTSDDIVNGVITLKGGSL
- a CDS encoding glyceraldehyde 3-phosphate dehydrogenase NAD-binding domain-containing protein, whose amino-acid sequence is MRVAINGFGRIGRLVTRILFNENPENVDLVAINSSKNTEMLSYLLKHDSVYGEFNNKEISYDSDHLLVDGKKIKIIEERQDLTKLPWKELEIDLVVEATGKFKKKEDSYKHIEAGAKRVLITAPSAESDIMVVYGVNHAEIKPEHKIISAASCTTNCTAPNSLCSFMRR